Proteins from one Sarcophilus harrisii chromosome 2, mSarHar1.11, whole genome shotgun sequence genomic window:
- the DTWD1 gene encoding DTW domain-containing protein 1 isoform X1 yields the protein MSLNPPLSFKKDKDSKSELQDISLTKEDPLQNLCLASQEVLQKAQQSGRAKCLKCGGSRMFYCYTCYIPVETVPVEQIPVVKMQEIYSGGIKLPLKIDIIKHPHETDGKSTAAHAKLLAPEDVNLYTYPCIPEYEERKHEIVLVFPGPNSVSIEDISLHLHKHSPSNVLYSSENDRPEKLPNKRQKMEVEENGDAKDSSKRDSALLKKVVFIDSTWNQTHKIIADERLQGLLQVELKTRKTCFWRHQKGKPDTFLSTIEAIYYFLVDYHTAILKEKYKGQYDNLMFFYSFMYQLIKNAKSSARKQQENNIINL from the exons atgtCTCTAAATCCACCTCTGTCTttcaaaaaagacaaagatagtAAATCAGAATTACAGGACATTTCTTTAACTAAAGAAGATCCCCTTCAAAACTTATGCTTAGCATCTCAGGAAGTTCTCCAAAAAGCCCAGCAGAGTGGTAGAGCCAAATGTCTCAAATGTGGAGGCTCAAGAATGTTCTACTGCTACACATGTTATATTCCAGTTGAAACTGTCCCAGTTGAACAGATTCCAGTTGTGAAG atgCAAGAAATATATTCAGGAGGCATTAAG CTTCCATTGAAGATTGATATCATTAAACATCCTCATGAGACAGATGGCAAAAGTACTGCAGCACATGCTAAACTCTTAGCACCTGAAGATGTGAATCTTTACACATATCCATGCATTCCagaatatgaagaaaggaagCATGAA ATTGTACTTGTTTTTCCTGGTCCCAATTCTGTCTCAATAGAAGATATTTCCCTTCATTTGCATAAACACAGTCCAAGTAATGTTTTATATAGTAGTGAAAATGACAGACCTGAAAAACTACCCAATAAGCGCCAAAAAATGGAAGTAGAAGAGAATGGAGATGCAAAGGACAGCAGCAAGAGGGACAGTGCTTTGCTGAAGAAAGTTGTATTTATAGATAGTACCTGGAATCAGACCCACAAAATAATTGCTGATGAACGACTTCAAG ggtTGTTACAAGTTGAATTGAAAACACGGAAAACTTGCTTTTGGCGCCATCAGAAAGGAAAGCCAGATACTTTCCTTTCCACAATTGAAGCTATTTACTATTTTTTGGTAGATTACCACACTgctattttaaaagagaagtacaaaggaCAATATGACAACCttatgtttttttattcatttatgtacCAATTGATTAAAAATGCCAAGAGTTCTGCAAGAAAGCAGcaagaaaacaatattattaatttgtga
- the DTWD1 gene encoding DTW domain-containing protein 1 isoform X2 — MSLNPPLSFKKDKDSKSELQDISLTKEDPLQNLCLASQEVLQKAQQSGRAKCLKCGGSRMFYCYTCYIPVETVPVEQIPVVKLPLKIDIIKHPHETDGKSTAAHAKLLAPEDVNLYTYPCIPEYEERKHEIVLVFPGPNSVSIEDISLHLHKHSPSNVLYSSENDRPEKLPNKRQKMEVEENGDAKDSSKRDSALLKKVVFIDSTWNQTHKIIADERLQGLLQVELKTRKTCFWRHQKGKPDTFLSTIEAIYYFLVDYHTAILKEKYKGQYDNLMFFYSFMYQLIKNAKSSARKQQENNIINL, encoded by the exons atgtCTCTAAATCCACCTCTGTCTttcaaaaaagacaaagatagtAAATCAGAATTACAGGACATTTCTTTAACTAAAGAAGATCCCCTTCAAAACTTATGCTTAGCATCTCAGGAAGTTCTCCAAAAAGCCCAGCAGAGTGGTAGAGCCAAATGTCTCAAATGTGGAGGCTCAAGAATGTTCTACTGCTACACATGTTATATTCCAGTTGAAACTGTCCCAGTTGAACAGATTCCAGTTGTGAAG CTTCCATTGAAGATTGATATCATTAAACATCCTCATGAGACAGATGGCAAAAGTACTGCAGCACATGCTAAACTCTTAGCACCTGAAGATGTGAATCTTTACACATATCCATGCATTCCagaatatgaagaaaggaagCATGAA ATTGTACTTGTTTTTCCTGGTCCCAATTCTGTCTCAATAGAAGATATTTCCCTTCATTTGCATAAACACAGTCCAAGTAATGTTTTATATAGTAGTGAAAATGACAGACCTGAAAAACTACCCAATAAGCGCCAAAAAATGGAAGTAGAAGAGAATGGAGATGCAAAGGACAGCAGCAAGAGGGACAGTGCTTTGCTGAAGAAAGTTGTATTTATAGATAGTACCTGGAATCAGACCCACAAAATAATTGCTGATGAACGACTTCAAG ggtTGTTACAAGTTGAATTGAAAACACGGAAAACTTGCTTTTGGCGCCATCAGAAAGGAAAGCCAGATACTTTCCTTTCCACAATTGAAGCTATTTACTATTTTTTGGTAGATTACCACACTgctattttaaaagagaagtacaaaggaCAATATGACAACCttatgtttttttattcatttatgtacCAATTGATTAAAAATGCCAAGAGTTCTGCAAGAAAGCAGcaagaaaacaatattattaatttgtga